Proteins from a single region of Paracoccus liaowanqingii:
- a CDS encoding PAS domain-containing protein has translation MVEAKTTDNWPTTPESEMAARIRDFDWSNTPLGSSADWPQALRAAVDLILDASFPSYVWWGPDLVQFYNDPAIDVNGSKHPGLLGTSARTAWPDLWGIVGGIAERVFTTGRPERGEDVPMVPDRGGPKQTAWFTFSYSALRNETGTVAGLFITGIETTELVRAQMALRDSEERHRLVIESWAQAVWETDANGMVVADSPSWRAYTGQSLQEWLGYGWLDAIHPDDRAYAEQQWREAIAARAPVNADFRLRVPGNGWRWTNVRAAPRFGSEGHIEKWVGINIDIDSHKRAENELRISEERFREFGRASSDGLWIRDAKTLKLQYASDAMEVIYGLSNEAMTADPMAWPALIVPEDRDETFGYIERVKAGESVVHEFRIQRPSDLQFRWIRSVGFPLFDERGDVSRLAGISSDITEQKQLTEHQGILLAELQHRVRNIMGLIRSIGNRSAVGASSVEDYRQALEGRMLALARVQALLTREANAGGSLRDIIEGEVQVQAYHPHQFNLIGPDIILSPKAVEVLTLAFHELATNALKYGAFSVPEGRLTVHWSQFEKRGSPWLVIDWVEEGRPPQPPPTRRGFGSELIEARIPYELGGMGKVSIESGGARCRIEFPLQDAESILETDAPMPLTTFGGTIDMTGAPNLTGRIILVVEDDYYLAADTVAALRGAGATVLGPCPSQETTHDLLKTELPTHAILDLNLGGGGPKFDIAQLLKARNVPFIFITGYDPDVIPPELADVPRLQKPTPFRTIVEAISQL, from the coding sequence ATGGTTGAAGCAAAAACAACCGATAACTGGCCCACTACTCCTGAAAGCGAGATGGCCGCGCGCATACGCGACTTCGACTGGTCGAATACACCTTTGGGTTCATCCGCGGACTGGCCACAAGCTCTTCGAGCTGCTGTGGATTTGATTCTGGACGCTTCCTTTCCTTCCTATGTTTGGTGGGGTCCAGATCTAGTCCAATTTTACAACGATCCCGCCATTGACGTGAACGGCAGCAAACATCCTGGTCTTCTTGGGACATCGGCTCGAACCGCTTGGCCGGATCTGTGGGGTATAGTCGGTGGCATTGCCGAACGGGTCTTCACTACGGGCCGACCCGAACGGGGCGAAGATGTTCCCATGGTTCCTGACCGCGGCGGTCCTAAGCAAACTGCTTGGTTTACATTTTCCTACAGCGCACTGCGAAATGAGACCGGTACGGTTGCTGGCTTGTTCATAACTGGGATCGAGACAACAGAGTTAGTGCGGGCTCAGATGGCGCTTCGCGACAGTGAAGAACGGCACCGGCTTGTGATCGAGAGTTGGGCGCAGGCTGTATGGGAGACGGACGCAAACGGTATGGTTGTCGCCGATAGCCCAAGTTGGCGGGCATATACAGGCCAGTCCCTGCAAGAGTGGCTAGGCTATGGTTGGCTTGATGCGATCCATCCCGACGATCGCGCATATGCTGAACAACAATGGCGGGAGGCCATCGCCGCGCGAGCGCCCGTCAATGCCGATTTTCGACTTCGCGTGCCGGGTAACGGTTGGCGCTGGACAAATGTTCGTGCCGCTCCCCGGTTTGGCTCGGAGGGTCATATTGAGAAATGGGTCGGAATCAACATCGATATCGACAGCCACAAACGCGCTGAAAACGAATTACGCATTAGCGAGGAACGCTTCAGGGAATTCGGCCGCGCATCTTCTGACGGTTTGTGGATACGGGACGCTAAAACGCTAAAGCTTCAATATGCCAGCGACGCCATGGAAGTTATCTATGGCCTTAGTAACGAGGCGATGACGGCCGATCCGATGGCTTGGCCGGCTCTGATCGTACCAGAGGACCGGGACGAAACATTTGGGTATATCGAACGCGTGAAGGCCGGCGAGTCCGTCGTTCATGAATTCCGCATCCAGCGTCCATCTGACCTGCAATTCCGCTGGATCCGCAGTGTCGGGTTTCCCTTGTTCGACGAAAGAGGGGACGTATCTCGATTGGCCGGCATCTCATCAGACATCACCGAACAAAAACAGCTGACCGAGCATCAGGGCATTTTGCTCGCCGAGCTCCAGCATCGCGTACGCAACATCATGGGCTTAATCCGATCAATCGGCAATCGCAGCGCCGTGGGTGCCTCGAGCGTCGAGGACTACCGGCAAGCACTTGAAGGCCGCATGCTCGCCCTGGCGAGGGTTCAAGCGCTGCTGACACGGGAAGCCAATGCAGGGGGATCCCTGCGCGACATCATAGAGGGCGAAGTCCAGGTCCAGGCATATCATCCACACCAGTTCAATCTGATCGGGCCCGACATCATACTCTCACCAAAAGCAGTGGAGGTGCTAACGCTCGCCTTTCATGAACTGGCAACAAACGCTCTTAAATATGGAGCGTTCTCCGTGCCAGAAGGCAGGCTGACGGTGCACTGGTCTCAGTTTGAGAAACGCGGCTCCCCATGGCTAGTTATAGACTGGGTCGAGGAAGGCAGGCCACCACAGCCGCCGCCGACACGTCGAGGCTTTGGCAGCGAACTCATTGAAGCGCGCATCCCTTACGAACTTGGTGGCATGGGCAAGGTCAGCATAGAGTCTGGCGGTGCCCGCTGCCGTATAGAGTTTCCGCTCCAGGATGCCGAAAGCATTCTCGAGACCGACGCGCCAATGCCGCTTACAACTTTCGGAGGAACCATTGACATGACTGGAGCACCCAACCTGACCGGCAGGATCATCCTCGTCGTGGAGGACGATTACTATCTAGCTGCCGATACTGTCGCTGCCCTGCGTGGGGCCGGTGCGACTGTGTTGGGGCCATGCCCGAGCCAGGAGACGACGCACGACCTGCTTAAAACCGAACTCCCTACACACGCCATACTTGATCTCAATCTCGGCGGCGGCGGGCCCAAGTTCGATATAGCGCAATTGCTTAAGGCCAGGAACGTGCCTTTCATATTCATCACCGGTTATGACCCTGATGTTATTCCGCCCGAACTGGCGGACGTTCCGCGCCTGCAAAAGCCAACACCATTCCGAACGATCGTGGAAGCAATAAGTCAGCTTTGA
- a CDS encoding BLUF domain-containing protein produces MILNRLIYSSYHGGIEIESIGKILDVSRANNRREDITGSLIVDSEDFVQLLEGSQTAIANCFMRITLDNRHRNLKILLSERLDIRLFKSWSMHLLHMSRIKEEAMSAYGLDGIYNFANLPADDVIRIFKRISAGNAERIVSAENCEVPKSLLM; encoded by the coding sequence ATGATCCTCAATCGATTGATTTACTCATCATATCACGGCGGAATAGAAATTGAATCTATCGGGAAAATATTAGACGTCTCTCGTGCAAACAATAGGCGCGAAGACATCACCGGATCGCTGATTGTGGACAGCGAGGATTTCGTACAATTACTCGAAGGCAGTCAAACGGCTATTGCTAATTGCTTTATGCGAATTACGCTAGATAACCGGCATCGCAATCTAAAAATTCTCTTATCAGAACGTCTCGACATTAGATTATTTAAATCGTGGAGTATGCATCTACTGCACATGTCACGCATCAAAGAAGAGGCTATGTCTGCATATGGTCTGGATGGAATTTATAATTTTGCCAACTTGCCGGCTGATGATGTGATTAGGATATTCAAGCGTATTTCTGCAGGAAATGCCGAAAGAATAGTCTCGGCAGAGAACTGCGAAGTGCCGAAGAGTTTATTAATGTAA